A section of the Quatrionicoccus australiensis genome encodes:
- a CDS encoding thiol:disulfide interchange protein DsbA/DsbL translates to MSLARRSFVAAIFAFGTALTVASSAFAQTAGSDYTPIVPAQPTENSAKIEVLEFFSYGCPHCADFNPLLAAWVARQPGDVVVKKVPVSFGRAAWANVAKLFYALEITGDQARLEADIFKAIHQERVSLFDDKVMLEWVVKKGVDQKKFSEAYASFGVMSKLKRAEQMTQSYKISGVPTLVIEGKYQVGGRDFNEALAIADKLVVKARAEKSGKK, encoded by the coding sequence ATGAGTCTTGCCCGCCGCAGTTTCGTTGCCGCCATTTTTGCCTTTGGTACGGCGTTGACCGTCGCCAGCTCTGCCTTTGCGCAGACCGCCGGCAGCGATTACACGCCCATCGTCCCGGCCCAGCCGACGGAGAATTCTGCCAAGATCGAAGTGCTCGAGTTCTTCAGCTACGGTTGCCCGCACTGTGCCGATTTCAATCCGCTGCTGGCCGCCTGGGTGGCCAGGCAGCCGGGCGATGTGGTCGTCAAGAAGGTGCCGGTCAGCTTTGGGCGTGCTGCCTGGGCGAATGTTGCCAAGCTCTTCTACGCGCTGGAAATCACCGGTGACCAGGCGCGCCTCGAAGCCGACATCTTCAAGGCCATTCACCAGGAGCGCGTCAGTCTGTTCGACGACAAGGTGATGCTCGAGTGGGTGGTCAAGAAGGGCGTCGATCAGAAGAAGTTCAGCGAGGCCTACGCTTCCTTCGGCGTCATGAGCAAGCTCAAGCGCGCCGAGCAGATGACCCAGTCGTACAAGATCAGCGGTGTCCCGACCCTGGTCATCGAAGGCAAGTATCAGGTCGGCGGACGTGACTTCAATGAAGCCCTGGCGATTGCCGACAAGTTGGTGGTCAAGGCGCGTGCCGAGAAGTCCGGCAAGAAATAA
- a CDS encoding GGDEF domain-containing protein, with amino-acid sequence MNESKNPSEIAREALRCLAVRHMAPTPANFQACYNEIANLPNVAPFPDQQLRQLAIELKARNEAQEKALSELDAAIGRRTWSGVQEAFLGFVAAGEKSNSLALAPPVLPAELAAKLARFVECILPALGDENERVTATAADFLLALRQPAVEIPVVQGKLALMTHQVLFAAEEQVEIKESLLNLLHLIIENIGELSLDDRWLKGQIDGLLVAVAPPLTLRHLDEMERRLRDVLVRQHEAKTRSIEVQEEMRQMLAAFIERLSTMNASSESFQGKIEESARQIEKVERIEELAPLLKDVIVATRSMAEESARSREQLRCLQDKVLSTEAELAHLHRELDSASALARHDPLTDALNRKGLDEALAREIASMQRKETPLSVCLLDIDNFKKLNDRLGHEAGDNALVHLANVARRCMRPTDTLARYGGEEFIILMPDTLLEQGIEAMVRLQRELTRAFFLSGKDKVLITFSAGVAQLQPNESGADAIKRADQAMYLAKRAGKNRVMGD; translated from the coding sequence ATGAACGAATCAAAAAATCCTTCCGAAATCGCCCGGGAAGCGCTCAGGTGTCTGGCGGTACGGCATATGGCGCCGACCCCGGCCAATTTTCAGGCCTGTTACAACGAAATTGCCAATCTGCCGAATGTGGCGCCATTTCCTGATCAGCAATTGCGTCAGCTGGCGATCGAGCTGAAGGCGCGCAACGAGGCGCAGGAGAAGGCGCTGAGCGAGCTTGATGCAGCCATCGGCCGGCGCACCTGGAGTGGTGTGCAGGAAGCCTTTCTCGGCTTTGTCGCGGCCGGCGAAAAAAGCAATTCCCTGGCGCTTGCCCCGCCGGTCTTGCCGGCCGAACTGGCGGCCAAGCTGGCGCGCTTTGTCGAGTGCATCCTGCCGGCGCTGGGCGATGAAAACGAGCGGGTCACGGCGACTGCCGCCGACTTTCTGCTGGCCTTGCGGCAGCCGGCGGTTGAAATTCCCGTGGTCCAGGGCAAGTTGGCCCTGATGACGCACCAGGTGCTGTTTGCGGCCGAGGAACAGGTCGAAATCAAGGAATCCCTGCTCAACCTGCTGCACCTGATCATCGAAAACATCGGTGAGTTGAGCCTTGACGATCGCTGGCTCAAGGGACAGATCGACGGTCTGCTGGTTGCCGTTGCGCCACCGCTGACACTGCGTCATCTGGATGAGATGGAGCGACGCCTGCGTGACGTGCTGGTCAGGCAGCACGAGGCCAAGACCCGTTCGATCGAGGTGCAGGAAGAAATGCGCCAGATGCTGGCGGCCTTCATCGAGCGCCTGTCGACGATGAATGCGTCGAGCGAGTCCTTCCAGGGCAAGATCGAGGAAAGCGCCCGCCAGATCGAGAAGGTCGAGCGCATCGAGGAGCTGGCGCCGCTGCTCAAGGATGTCATCGTCGCGACCCGCTCGATGGCCGAAGAATCGGCGCGCTCGCGCGAGCAATTACGCTGCCTGCAGGACAAGGTGCTGAGTACCGAAGCCGAACTCGCCCACCTGCATCGCGAGCTTGATAGCGCCAGTGCGCTGGCCCGCCACGATCCGCTGACCGATGCGCTCAACCGCAAGGGGTTGGACGAGGCGCTGGCGCGCGAGATCGCCAGCATGCAGCGCAAGGAAACGCCGCTCTCGGTCTGTCTGCTCGACATCGATAATTTCAAGAAGCTCAACGACCGGCTCGGGCATGAGGCGGGTGATAACGCGCTGGTCCATCTCGCCAATGTTGCCCGGCGTTGCATGCGCCCGACCGATACGCTGGCCCGTTACGGCGGCGAGGAATTCATCATCCTGATGCCGGATACCCTGCTCGAGCAGGGCATCGAGGCGATGGTGCGCCTGCAGCGCGAGCTGACCCGCGCCTTTTTCCTGTCCGGCAAGGACAAGGTGCTGATCACCTTCAGCGCCGGCGTTGCCCAGTTGCAGCCGAACGAGTCCGGTGCCGATGCGATCAAGCGCGCCGACCAGGCAATGTATCTCGCCAAGCGCGCCGGCAAGAACCGCGTCATGGGCGATTGA
- a CDS encoding SPOR domain-containing protein, whose translation MSRDMKSRRNQPAKKKSGGGTLVGMFIGLVLGVAVAAGVVWYMNKSPLPFANKGPAPTRPEPVAAAGKPVEPMALPGKPGDPIPEKRFQFYDILPGKADAVPDKAAKPEAKKEEPKKDEAKKEESKESKTPLFLQAGSFSTAQDADNQKAKLAFMGVEAVIQQVMIQDKTLYRVRVGPYTKIDELNKTRADLAKAGIDAQLAKNKE comes from the coding sequence ATGAGTCGCGATATGAAATCCCGCCGCAACCAGCCGGCCAAGAAGAAATCCGGCGGCGGTACGCTGGTCGGCATGTTCATCGGCCTGGTGCTCGGGGTGGCTGTTGCGGCCGGGGTGGTCTGGTACATGAACAAGTCGCCGCTGCCCTTTGCCAACAAGGGGCCGGCGCCGACCAGGCCGGAGCCGGTTGCCGCCGCCGGCAAGCCGGTCGAGCCGATGGCCTTGCCCGGCAAGCCGGGTGATCCGATTCCGGAAAAACGCTTCCAGTTCTACGACATCCTGCCCGGCAAGGCCGACGCCGTGCCGGACAAGGCCGCCAAGCCGGAGGCGAAGAAGGAAGAGCCCAAGAAGGACGAAGCGAAGAAGGAAGAGTCGAAGGAGAGCAAGACGCCGCTCTTCCTGCAGGCCGGTTCCTTCAGCACGGCACAGGATGCTGACAACCAAAAGGCGAAGCTCGCGTTTATGGGGGTGGAGGCTGTCATCCAGCAGGTGATGATCCAGGACAAGACCCTGTATCGCGTCCGGGTTGGCCCCTATACGAAGATCGATGAATTGAACAAAACCCGCGCCGATCTTGCCAAAGCTGGCATCGACGCCCAACTTGCCAAAAACAAGGAGTAA
- a CDS encoding SDR family oxidoreductase — translation MSLKVFITGASSGIGEALAVYYAAQGATLGLAARRGDSLAALNARLGGRHACYPLDVADAPALHAAAADFLQRFGAPDIVIASAGVSAGTLSECEEDLAVFRRVMDINVFGMAATFAPFIPAIKAAGSGARLVGIASVAGIRGLPGAEAYSASKAAAIAYLESLRLEMRPYGIKVVTIAPGYIATPMTAVNPYKMPFLLPAAQAAERFAAAIARGTTYTVIPWQMGVVAKVLRLLPNWLYDRLFTSAPRKPRSLLK, via the coding sequence TTGTCCCTGAAAGTCTTCATCACGGGCGCCTCGTCGGGTATCGGCGAGGCGCTTGCCGTTTACTACGCCGCACAAGGCGCCACGCTCGGTCTCGCGGCCCGGCGTGGCGATAGCCTGGCGGCGCTCAACGCCCGTCTTGGCGGCCGGCATGCCTGCTATCCGCTCGATGTGGCCGACGCGCCCGCCCTGCATGCGGCGGCTGCCGATTTCCTGCAGCGTTTCGGTGCGCCCGACATCGTGATCGCCAGCGCCGGCGTCTCGGCCGGCACGCTGAGCGAATGCGAAGAAGACCTCGCGGTGTTCAGGCGGGTCATGGACATCAATGTTTTCGGCATGGCGGCGACCTTCGCGCCCTTCATCCCGGCCATCAAGGCGGCCGGAAGTGGGGCGCGCCTGGTCGGCATTGCCTCGGTCGCCGGCATTCGCGGCCTGCCGGGGGCGGAAGCCTATTCGGCCTCGAAGGCGGCGGCGATCGCCTATCTCGAAAGCCTGCGCCTGGAAATGCGGCCCTACGGCATCAAGGTGGTGACCATTGCGCCCGGCTACATCGCGACGCCGATGACAGCGGTCAACCCCTACAAAATGCCTTTTTTGCTGCCGGCGGCACAGGCGGCCGAGCGTTTCGCGGCAGCCATCGCGCGCGGCACGACTTACACGGTGATTCCCTGGCAGATGGGTGTTGTCGCCAAAGTGCTGCGCCTGTTGCCCAACTGGCTGTATGACCGACTGTTCACAAGCGCGCCGAGAAAGCCGCGCAGCTTGTTAAAATAG
- the ubiB gene encoding ubiquinone biosynthesis regulatory protein kinase UbiB yields the protein MRLLRLLKIASVASRFGLDEMVLEHEPSGRLVRLANALQFWRDLSAPRAVRLRLALEALGPIFVKFGQVLSTRRDLMPADIADELARLQDRVPPFDSALALAEIEKAYGRPASEVFAEFDPVPVASASIAQVHFAKLKDEDGGHEVAVKILRPNMLSVIEHDLALMDNFALLLETLWADGKRLKPREVVAEFAKYLRDELDLMREAANASQLRRNFVDSQLLIVPEVHWDWCTSTVMVMERMHGTPISQIDKLRADGIDLSKLSAAGVEIFFTQVFRDGFFHADMHPGNIFVHADGRYIALDFGIVGTLTDSDKNYLAQNFLAFFRRDYKRVAEAHIESGWAPKETRVDEFEAAIRAVCEPIFDRPLKDISFGKILLRLFQTSRRFNVEIQPQLVMLQKTLLNIEGLGRQLDPELDLWKTAKPFLERWMSEQIGWRGLVKTFKQEAPYLARSIPQLPRLVHQALSQPHQADLQPQLEQLIAVQRQQNRWLAIIALLLACLAAALFH from the coding sequence ATGCGTCTCCTCCGCCTGCTCAAGATCGCCTCCGTGGCCAGCCGTTTCGGCCTGGACGAGATGGTGCTCGAACATGAGCCGAGCGGTCGCCTGGTCCGCCTCGCCAACGCCCTGCAGTTCTGGCGCGACCTGTCGGCTCCGCGTGCCGTCCGTCTGCGCCTGGCCCTCGAAGCGCTCGGCCCGATTTTCGTCAAGTTCGGCCAGGTGCTGTCCACCCGGCGCGACCTGATGCCGGCCGACATCGCCGACGAACTGGCCCGCCTGCAGGATCGCGTACCGCCTTTCGACTCCGCACTGGCTCTGGCAGAAATCGAAAAAGCCTACGGTCGACCGGCCAGCGAGGTATTTGCCGAATTCGACCCGGTGCCGGTCGCCTCGGCCTCGATTGCCCAGGTGCATTTCGCCAAACTGAAGGACGAGGATGGCGGACACGAAGTTGCCGTCAAGATCCTGCGCCCCAATATGCTGTCGGTGATCGAGCACGACCTGGCGCTGATGGACAATTTCGCGCTGCTCCTCGAAACGCTGTGGGCCGACGGCAAGCGCCTGAAGCCGCGCGAAGTGGTCGCCGAATTCGCCAAGTACCTGCGCGACGAGCTCGACCTGATGCGCGAAGCGGCCAACGCTTCGCAATTGCGCCGCAATTTCGTCGACTCCCAACTGCTGATCGTGCCGGAAGTGCACTGGGACTGGTGCACCTCGACCGTGATGGTCATGGAGCGCATGCACGGCACGCCGATCTCGCAGATCGACAAGCTGCGCGCCGACGGCATCGACCTGTCGAAACTCTCCGCCGCCGGCGTCGAGATTTTCTTCACGCAGGTTTTCCGCGACGGCTTCTTCCATGCCGACATGCATCCCGGCAACATCTTCGTGCATGCCGACGGCCGCTACATCGCGCTGGATTTCGGCATCGTCGGCACGTTGACCGATAGCGACAAGAATTACCTCGCCCAGAACTTCCTCGCCTTCTTCCGCCGCGACTACAAGCGCGTTGCCGAAGCGCACATCGAATCGGGCTGGGCGCCCAAGGAAACCCGCGTCGACGAGTTCGAGGCCGCCATCCGCGCCGTCTGCGAACCGATCTTCGATCGGCCGCTCAAGGACATTTCCTTCGGGAAAATCCTGCTCCGGCTGTTCCAGACCTCGCGCCGCTTCAATGTCGAGATCCAGCCGCAACTGGTGATGCTGCAGAAAACCCTGCTCAACATCGAAGGCCTCGGCCGCCAGCTCGACCCCGAACTCGACCTCTGGAAAACCGCCAAGCCCTTCCTCGAACGCTGGATGAGCGAGCAAATCGGCTGGCGCGGCCTGGTCAAGACCTTCAAGCAGGAAGCGCCTTATCTGGCGCGCAGCATTCCGCAACTGCCGCGGCTCGTGCATCAGGCGCTCAGCCAGCCCCACCAGGCCGACCTGCAGCCGCAACTCGAACAACTGATTGCCGTCCAGCGCCAGCAGAACCGCTGGCTGGCGATCATCGCCCTGCTGCTTGCCTGTCTCGCCGCCGCGCTTTTTCACTGA
- the thiS gene encoding sulfur carrier protein ThiS has product MFELKINGESRQFPAPLSVAGLVEALGYAGKRIAIERNGEIVPKSQHATTSLVAGDQLEIVVAVGGG; this is encoded by the coding sequence ATGTTCGAACTCAAGATCAATGGCGAAAGCCGCCAGTTTCCCGCCCCGCTGAGCGTGGCCGGCCTTGTCGAGGCGCTCGGCTACGCCGGCAAGCGCATCGCCATCGAGCGCAACGGCGAAATCGTCCCGAAAAGCCAGCACGCGACGACCTCCCTGGTGGCCGGCGACCAGCTCGAAATCGTCGTTGCCGTCGGTGGCGGCTGA
- the argS gene encoding arginine--tRNA ligase, whose amino-acid sequence MAHDVKSRLTALLQQALDSVAPSATDTPIQLERPRDPTHGDFATNLAMQLAKALKKNPREIAQQLVNELPVSALVTKAEVAGAGFINFTLDAGAKTSAVRQVLIEGENYGRSTQGGWQKVQVEFVSANPTGPLHVGHGRGAAYGASLSSLLTFAGWDVTREYYVNDAGRQMDILGLSTWLRYLEQHGVSVQFPPNGYQGDYVRGMAEQLTHAHGDKFVRSAEAVVAGTPGQPEAGRADDEAKKQRETQLDALIANAKELLGPDWDYVHQHALNEQLAGCRDDLKEFGVEFEVWYSEKALYDTGLVARCVDLLEQKGHLYVQNGARWFRSTTFGDEKDRVVQRENGLYTYFASDIAYHLNKFERGFDKVINIWGADHHGYIPRVTGAIKALDLDPDKLQVALVQFAVLYRNGQKASMSTRSGEFVTLRELRNEVGNDACRFFYALRKSDQHLDFDLDLAKSQTNENPVYYIQYAHARVCSVINQWLDSHAGDPATLAEANLALLVNPRELAIANKLVEFKDVIANAARDLAPHLIAFYLKDLAGEFHGWYNAERMLVDDAALRDARVALATAVRQVIRNGLAILGVSCPESM is encoded by the coding sequence ATGGCCCACGACGTCAAATCCCGGCTGACCGCCCTGTTGCAACAGGCGCTGGACAGCGTTGCCCCGAGCGCAACCGATACTCCCATTCAACTTGAACGCCCGCGCGACCCGACGCACGGCGACTTCGCGACCAATCTGGCGATGCAGCTGGCCAAGGCGCTGAAGAAGAATCCGCGCGAAATTGCGCAGCAACTGGTCAATGAGCTGCCGGTCTCGGCACTGGTGACCAAGGCCGAAGTGGCCGGCGCCGGTTTCATCAATTTCACGCTCGACGCCGGCGCCAAGACCAGCGCCGTCAGGCAGGTGCTGATCGAAGGCGAAAATTACGGCCGCTCGACCCAGGGCGGCTGGCAAAAGGTGCAGGTCGAGTTCGTCTCCGCCAATCCGACCGGTCCGCTGCACGTCGGCCATGGCCGCGGCGCCGCCTACGGTGCTTCGCTGTCCAGTCTGCTGACCTTCGCCGGCTGGGATGTGACGCGCGAGTATTACGTCAATGACGCCGGCCGCCAGATGGATATCCTCGGCCTGTCGACCTGGCTGCGCTATCTCGAACAGCACGGCGTTTCCGTCCAGTTCCCGCCCAACGGTTATCAGGGCGACTACGTGCGCGGCATGGCCGAGCAACTGACGCATGCCCACGGCGACAAGTTCGTGCGCAGCGCAGAAGCCGTTGTCGCCGGTACGCCGGGGCAGCCGGAAGCCGGTCGTGCCGATGACGAGGCCAAGAAGCAGCGCGAAACGCAGCTCGATGCCCTGATCGCCAACGCCAAGGAACTGCTCGGCCCGGACTGGGATTACGTGCACCAGCACGCACTCAACGAACAACTCGCCGGTTGCCGCGACGACCTCAAGGAATTCGGCGTCGAATTCGAAGTCTGGTATTCCGAAAAAGCCTTGTACGACACCGGCCTGGTCGCACGCTGTGTCGACCTGCTCGAACAGAAGGGCCATCTTTACGTGCAGAACGGCGCCCGCTGGTTCCGTTCGACCACCTTCGGCGACGAGAAGGATCGTGTCGTGCAGCGCGAGAACGGTCTCTACACCTACTTCGCCTCCGACATCGCCTATCACCTGAACAAGTTCGAGCGCGGTTTCGACAAGGTCATCAACATCTGGGGCGCCGACCACCACGGCTACATCCCGCGTGTCACCGGTGCGATCAAGGCGCTCGATCTCGATCCCGACAAGCTGCAGGTTGCCCTGGTCCAGTTCGCGGTGCTCTACCGCAACGGCCAGAAGGCGTCGATGTCGACGCGTTCGGGCGAGTTCGTGACGCTGCGCGAACTGCGCAACGAAGTCGGCAACGATGCCTGCCGTTTCTTCTACGCGCTGCGCAAGTCCGACCAGCACCTCGATTTCGACCTCGATCTGGCGAAGAGCCAGACCAACGAAAACCCGGTCTATTACATCCAGTACGCCCACGCCCGCGTCTGCTCGGTGATCAACCAGTGGCTCGACAGCCATGCCGGCGACCCGGCCACGCTGGCCGAAGCCAACCTGGCGCTGCTGGTCAATCCGCGCGAACTGGCGATTGCCAACAAGCTGGTCGAGTTCAAGGATGTCATCGCCAACGCCGCCCGCGATCTGGCGCCGCACCTGATCGCCTTCTACCTGAAGGATCTGGCCGGCGAATTCCACGGCTGGTACAACGCCGAACGCATGCTGGTCGATGATGCCGCCCTGCGCGATGCCCGCGTCGCGCTGGCGACGGCGGTCCGTCAGGTGATCCGCAACGGTCTGGCCATTCTGGGTGTGAGCTGCCCGGAATCGATGTAA
- a CDS encoding DNA-deoxyinosine glycosylase, producing MSLAQGFPPVVAADARLLILGSMPGQASLLANQYYAHERNAFWRIMGDLFGAGPELPYAQRLEKLQATGVSLWDVMAACERPGSLDADIVAASVQANDFAAFLAVNRCIRHIFFNGAAAETAFRRLVLPTLADGGLVLQRLPSTSPAHAALAYDKKLATWSQIISQANI from the coding sequence ATGTCCCTGGCGCAAGGTTTTCCTCCTGTGGTCGCGGCCGATGCCCGTCTGCTGATTCTCGGCAGCATGCCGGGCCAGGCTTCGTTGCTTGCCAATCAGTACTACGCGCATGAGCGCAACGCCTTCTGGCGCATCATGGGCGATCTGTTCGGGGCCGGCCCGGAGTTGCCCTACGCGCAGCGCCTGGAAAAACTGCAGGCCACTGGCGTCTCCTTGTGGGACGTAATGGCCGCCTGTGAACGCCCGGGCAGCCTGGATGCGGATATTGTCGCCGCGAGTGTGCAGGCCAATGATTTTGCCGCTTTCTTGGCGGTCAACCGCTGCATAAGGCACATTTTCTTCAACGGTGCCGCGGCCGAGACAGCCTTTCGCCGGCTGGTGCTGCCGACGCTGGCCGATGGCGGTCTGGTTTTGCAGCGTTTGCCGTCGACCAGTCCGGCGCATGCCGCGCTCGCTTATGACAAGAAGCTGGCGACCTGGTCGCAGATCATCAGCCAGGCCAATATCTAG